The proteins below are encoded in one region of Paenibacillus albus:
- a CDS encoding AAA family ATPase — translation MRSYQWIRWRKFLLWLIALVILVVYLWNGGPKVQNVALTILSLMFQLLFAVLFIIIQFVALFWFLARGRTYWILPGETGATWDDYRGNPEIVENAKRIVLLLRGVQEFKQMGGEVIRGFLLCGPPGTGKSYLAQVIANEAKVPFAYASAPSFQNMFFGVGNLKVMGIYKKARKLARMYGACIIFIDEIDAIGMKRQGGGGMALGGMMGMGGGSGLLNELLLQMDPPNLDNSKFKKLLRQLGLRRKRAEREAVLTIAATNLPDVLDPALLRPGRFDRQLWVDTPDYDGRVDVFQYYLKKVKRGESLTPEKAALDTIGYSPAQIKHIVNEAVVIAHQRGALEAEYQDFRMAMETYEWGLKQPLRSMRDDEKRNVAYHEAGHAVAQYLLKPHDRVWKVTIIRRGNALGLAATKPTHERYNRSDSEILASIQVCLAARAVEEEFLGKKLNGVTSDLQQATNMAGAFLGAVGMGDELFSWLTLGSMGEALRSLRPKINALLKEQMEMVKKLILAHSEFVHAIAEELLEKGDLTGEEIEQIYIRLYGQIRPEPPVVKTMIFLEENKKAQQDEQPEEKSDEPSEEEPPIKETDDEELGGEEKKEDE, via the coding sequence ATGAGGAGTTATCAATGGATAAGGTGGCGTAAATTTCTCCTCTGGCTGATTGCCCTCGTCATCTTGGTTGTTTATCTGTGGAATGGAGGGCCAAAGGTCCAGAACGTTGCGCTTACGATTCTCAGTCTGATGTTTCAGCTTTTGTTTGCCGTGTTGTTCATCATTATTCAATTCGTGGCTCTGTTCTGGTTTCTGGCTCGAGGGCGAACGTATTGGATATTGCCAGGTGAAACCGGGGCAACCTGGGACGACTATCGAGGAAATCCGGAGATTGTCGAGAACGCGAAGCGTATCGTTCTCCTGCTTAGAGGCGTACAGGAGTTCAAGCAAATGGGAGGCGAGGTCATCCGAGGCTTCCTGCTGTGCGGACCGCCGGGCACCGGTAAATCCTATCTCGCGCAGGTCATCGCGAATGAAGCGAAGGTCCCTTTCGCTTATGCATCAGCCCCAAGCTTTCAGAACATGTTCTTTGGGGTTGGGAACCTTAAAGTCATGGGCATCTATAAGAAGGCGAGAAAGCTCGCACGAATGTATGGCGCCTGCATCATCTTTATTGATGAGATCGATGCGATCGGAATGAAGCGTCAAGGTGGCGGCGGCATGGCGCTTGGCGGCATGATGGGCATGGGAGGCGGTTCAGGGCTCCTGAACGAGCTGCTCCTGCAGATGGATCCGCCAAACTTGGATAATTCAAAGTTCAAGAAGCTGTTAAGGCAGCTTGGCCTGCGTCGCAAGAGAGCGGAACGTGAAGCGGTGCTTACGATCGCGGCAACGAACTTGCCGGATGTCCTTGATCCGGCGCTGCTGCGTCCAGGCCGGTTCGACCGTCAGCTGTGGGTCGATACACCGGATTATGACGGCCGCGTCGACGTCTTCCAATATTATCTCAAAAAAGTAAAGCGAGGCGAGTCTCTCACCCCAGAGAAAGCAGCGCTTGATACAATCGGCTACAGCCCTGCGCAGATTAAGCATATCGTCAACGAGGCGGTTGTCATTGCGCACCAGCGCGGCGCGCTTGAAGCCGAATACCAGGATTTCCGCATGGCGATGGAAACTTACGAGTGGGGGCTGAAGCAGCCGCTCCGTTCGATGCGAGACGATGAGAAACGGAACGTGGCGTATCATGAAGCAGGCCACGCCGTTGCCCAATATTTGCTGAAGCCGCATGATCGTGTCTGGAAAGTAACGATCATACGCCGCGGCAATGCGCTCGGGCTAGCTGCGACGAAGCCGACGCACGAGCGATATAACCGAAGCGATAGCGAAATACTCGCTAGCATTCAAGTATGCCTCGCAGCAAGGGCGGTCGAGGAAGAGTTCCTCGGCAAGAAGTTGAACGGGGTTACCTCCGACCTGCAGCAGGCGACCAACATGGCAGGCGCATTCCTCGGCGCAGTCGGGATGGGCGACGAGTTGTTCAGCTGGCTCACGCTCGGGTCAATGGGCGAGGCGCTGCGCTCCTTGCGGCCGAAGATCAATGCGCTGCTCAAAGAGCAAATGGAGATGGTGAAGAAGCTTATTCTTGCTCATTCTGAATTCGTGCATGCGATTGCGGAGGAGCTGCTAGAGAAGGGCGATCTAACCGGTGAGGAAATCGAACAAATCTATATCCGTCTCTATGGACAGATTCGACCGGAGCCTCCTGTGGTGAAGACAATGATTTTCCTGGAGGAGAACAAGAAAGCTCAGCAGGATGAACAACCGGAGGAAAAGTCGGATGAACCGTCTGAGGAAGAGCCGCCAATTAAAGAGACAGATGACGAAGAGCTGGGCGGGGAAGAGAAGAAGGAAGACGAGTAG
- a CDS encoding class I SAM-dependent methyltransferase: MNQLTEEQYVSRFVRKDDAALRHFVYSLPYEWWSRPYEYAWCSLFVEPTDTVLDAACGISHPFKFHLANHARRTFACDLDPRITSFPSILKEVALDIGEAAAAAVTSTYEEGSITLNQASITDLPYENQLFDKIFCISVLEHLTPADALLALKEFERTLRADGVIVITLDYPAVNLSYFHSIVRQAGLEFYSSFDTAMTGNSLRTEYWGGIHCFRALLRKQS; encoded by the coding sequence ATGAATCAGCTGACTGAGGAACAATACGTGTCCCGTTTCGTGCGTAAGGACGATGCTGCGTTGAGACATTTTGTCTACAGCTTGCCTTATGAGTGGTGGAGCAGACCTTATGAATATGCATGGTGTTCGTTATTTGTAGAACCAACCGACACCGTGCTCGATGCGGCATGCGGGATTTCACATCCGTTCAAATTCCACCTGGCGAACCATGCTCGCAGGACATTCGCGTGCGACTTGGATCCCCGCATTACTTCATTCCCATCGATACTGAAGGAGGTCGCTCTGGACATTGGCGAAGCAGCTGCAGCGGCAGTAACCTCCACCTATGAAGAAGGCAGCATCACGCTCAACCAAGCGAGCATTACAGACCTCCCCTATGAAAATCAGCTCTTTGACAAAATCTTCTGTATCTCCGTATTGGAGCATTTGACACCTGCAGATGCCCTGCTTGCGCTTAAGGAATTTGAACGAACCTTACGCGCCGACGGCGTAATTGTAATCACGCTAGATTATCCAGCAGTCAACCTCAGCTATTTTCATTCCATCGTCCGCCAGGCCGGACTCGAATTTTATAGCAGCTTCGATACCGCGATGACCGGCAACTCGCTCCGGACGGAATATTGGGGCGGAATTCATTGTTTCCGGGCATTGCTGCGTAAGCAATCGTAA
- a CDS encoding NAD-dependent epimerase/dehydratase family protein gives MKVLVTGACGNGGQAVCRELVQAGYEVRMADVNPPSAADLRELEFVRCDTRTVTDVQQAVKGVDGVIHLAAWHCAHQPPISDDSIFAVNVDGTYQVLEACRREGIQSIVYASSMAYGWGSVYSVTKVIGEDLCRSYHEMTGASIAMLRYHEFIPRPYLEFGSKLLRNGVDRRDVARATVAALAAASKREFGLFRTIVHTNHGLPEEVRANFRDLGPDWCEEQVPGAAALISKYGISLPNEVEQHDLSEAADVLGWTPQVGFVEFLRDLKQRDERGEDVASLFVPSEL, from the coding sequence ATGAAAGTACTTGTTACAGGAGCTTGCGGCAATGGCGGTCAAGCGGTATGCAGGGAGCTGGTGCAAGCCGGATATGAGGTTCGTATGGCCGATGTGAATCCGCCGAGCGCAGCAGATCTGCGGGAGCTTGAATTTGTCAGATGCGATACGCGCACTGTTACGGATGTGCAGCAAGCGGTGAAAGGGGTGGACGGGGTCATCCATCTCGCAGCATGGCATTGCGCGCATCAGCCTCCAATCAGTGACGATTCAATCTTCGCGGTTAACGTCGATGGGACCTATCAGGTGCTCGAAGCTTGCCGCAGAGAAGGTATCCAATCCATTGTTTATGCTTCGTCGATGGCTTACGGCTGGGGTTCGGTATATAGCGTGACCAAAGTGATTGGGGAAGACTTGTGTCGTTCCTATCACGAGATGACAGGGGCTTCCATCGCGATGCTTCGCTATCATGAATTTATTCCTAGACCGTATCTGGAATTCGGCTCCAAGCTGCTTCGTAATGGCGTGGATCGGCGTGATGTGGCGCGGGCAACCGTTGCAGCATTGGCTGCAGCGAGCAAACGCGAATTTGGCTTGTTCCGCACAATCGTACATACGAATCATGGCTTGCCCGAAGAAGTAAGAGCGAACTTCCGCGATCTCGGACCTGATTGGTGCGAAGAGCAAGTGCCGGGAGCTGCCGCGCTTATCTCCAAATACGGCATCTCACTACCGAATGAAGTGGAGCAGCATGATCTGTCCGAGGCCGCCGATGTGCTCGGATGGACGCCGCAGGTTGGATTCGTAGAGTTTCTACGCGATCTGAAGCAGCGCGATGAGCGCGGTGAAGATGTAGCGAGCTTGTTCGTACCTTCGGAGCTATAA
- a CDS encoding stalk domain-containing protein → MKRMVVILMTAAALLTTSLYSNAAPAVHAEAQLSDPQHDIAKMYRIKHQLQMTQLSTKALLDGKPIEISQPLVREGRVFVSLRTLRLSGAAKSVNWDPVKRTVHIVMNKEVGPPLGEVIFRIGSDQIYTSDGMPMRDPAIAKPFLQEGTAYVPVADLTMLGMYAEMKGQSISWSWSDKFIEMFTTRWETDQEQVTFSMLYQKDMDPPQYLRIEDSTSGSGGSGYVTAKNIALDGRLYYRYQFTVKLRPGVNPLMLAATTTVSGHFEVKRLIADPSTVPIQKLGPDGENLVFTKPTAGYVPLKPNEPLALEGTITQLNPLFDKLTAEVEQYRPDAKGTWQIYKPVQQVELPIVDQRFEGELRFTEKGSYIVTIMSPKYMGPEQLRTPWARLIVEVE, encoded by the coding sequence ATGAAACGAATGGTTGTTATCCTCATGACAGCTGCAGCTCTTCTAACGACAAGCTTATACTCTAATGCTGCGCCGGCAGTCCATGCGGAAGCTCAGCTTAGCGACCCGCAACATGATATAGCGAAGATGTATCGCATTAAGCATCAGCTCCAGATGACCCAGCTAAGCACAAAGGCTTTGCTAGACGGGAAGCCGATTGAAATTAGTCAACCTCTGGTGAGAGAGGGACGAGTCTTCGTGTCTCTGCGCACGTTGCGTCTATCAGGTGCCGCGAAGAGCGTGAACTGGGACCCGGTGAAGAGGACGGTCCACATTGTGATGAACAAGGAAGTGGGACCGCCGCTCGGCGAGGTGATTTTCCGAATCGGATCTGATCAAATTTACACTTCGGATGGCATGCCGATGCGAGATCCCGCGATTGCTAAACCTTTTCTGCAGGAAGGGACTGCATATGTACCTGTTGCAGATTTAACCATGCTTGGGATGTACGCAGAGATGAAAGGGCAGAGCATTAGCTGGAGCTGGAGCGACAAATTTATTGAGATGTTTACGACGAGGTGGGAGACGGATCAGGAGCAAGTCACCTTTTCGATGCTATATCAGAAGGACATGGATCCACCGCAATATTTGCGAATCGAAGACAGTACAAGCGGCTCCGGCGGATCGGGTTATGTGACCGCGAAGAACATTGCCCTGGATGGCCGCCTTTATTATCGGTATCAATTTACCGTCAAGCTACGGCCGGGCGTGAATCCGCTCATGCTCGCCGCGACAACAACGGTGAGTGGGCATTTCGAGGTGAAACGGCTGATTGCGGATCCTTCTACCGTGCCCATTCAGAAGCTTGGGCCAGACGGAGAGAATCTGGTATTCACGAAGCCGACTGCAGGCTACGTTCCATTGAAGCCGAATGAACCGCTCGCGTTGGAAGGAACGATTACGCAGCTAAATCCGCTCTTCGACAAGCTGACTGCCGAGGTAGAGCAGTATAGGCCGGATGCAAAAGGAACTTGGCAGATCTATAAGCCGGTTCAGCAGGTAGAGCTGCCGATTGTTGATCAGCGATTTGAAGGCGAGCTTCGCTTCACTGAGAAAGGCTCGTATATCGTCACGATCATGAGTCCGAAATATATGGGACCGGAGCAGCTAAGGACGCCTTGGGCAAGGCTTATTGTTGAAGTCGAGTAG
- a CDS encoding erythromycin esterase family protein, producing MKRTVSAPSRQAVIEEIRRVSNKLDQEQDLRPLAEAAGSSKIALLGEASHGTSEFYTYRTSLSKLLIAEHGFTFIAVEGDWPSCYEVNKYVKHAPDAKASIEEVLQSFDRWPTWMWSNAETRDLVAWLREYNRELPEEKRVGFYGLDVYSLWESMDEIIKHLKKTNSPELPAALKAFACFEPHGREGQNYGMTAAFFSETCQDEVMQLLAQLEAKRKDSTNGSVDVGSGKHESLLNDEINGLVAVNAERYYESMVKGGPESWNIRDRHMVEALHRVMNFYGSEAKAIVWEHNTHIGDARATDMLADEMVNVGQLVREQAQQTDDVFIIGAGTYRGTVIAANAWESKLEAMRVPPAMKGSWEELMHEAGAHDQWLIFKGADSPLFHDTYGHRAIGVVYHPHYERGNYVPSVMAERYDAFVFINESHALTPLELALV from the coding sequence ATGAAAAGAACGGTATCTGCACCGTCCCGGCAAGCGGTTATTGAAGAAATACGAAGAGTTTCGAATAAGCTGGATCAGGAACAAGATCTAAGGCCGCTTGCGGAGGCAGCGGGTAGCTCGAAGATTGCGCTGCTCGGTGAAGCGAGTCATGGCACAAGTGAATTTTATACATACCGAACCTCGCTTTCGAAGCTGCTCATTGCAGAGCATGGATTTACTTTCATCGCAGTAGAAGGTGATTGGCCCTCTTGCTATGAGGTGAATAAATATGTGAAGCATGCGCCAGACGCCAAGGCTTCCATCGAAGAGGTGCTTCAATCCTTCGACAGATGGCCGACCTGGATGTGGTCGAATGCGGAGACTCGGGATTTGGTCGCTTGGCTTCGTGAATACAATCGCGAATTGCCGGAGGAGAAGCGGGTCGGTTTCTACGGACTTGATGTATATAGTCTGTGGGAGTCGATGGATGAGATTATTAAACATCTGAAGAAGACGAATTCTCCAGAGCTGCCAGCAGCATTGAAGGCGTTCGCCTGCTTCGAGCCGCATGGAAGAGAAGGACAGAACTATGGGATGACCGCCGCATTCTTCTCGGAAACCTGCCAAGATGAGGTAATGCAGTTGCTGGCGCAGCTTGAAGCTAAGCGAAAAGACAGCACAAATGGAAGCGTGGACGTTGGCAGCGGCAAGCATGAATCACTCCTGAATGATGAGATTAACGGCCTTGTTGCCGTGAATGCGGAGCGATATTATGAGTCGATGGTGAAGGGCGGCCCAGAATCATGGAACATTCGAGATCGGCATATGGTAGAAGCACTTCATCGGGTCATGAACTTCTATGGTTCTGAGGCAAAAGCAATTGTGTGGGAGCATAACACGCATATTGGAGATGCCCGCGCAACCGACATGCTTGCTGATGAAATGGTCAATGTCGGGCAGCTTGTGCGAGAACAGGCCCAGCAGACTGACGACGTGTTCATTATTGGGGCGGGTACATATCGCGGCACCGTTATTGCTGCAAATGCATGGGAGTCAAAGCTTGAAGCGATGCGCGTGCCGCCGGCGATGAAGGGCAGCTGGGAGGAGCTTATGCACGAAGCAGGAGCGCATGATCAATGGCTGATTTTTAAAGGTGCTGATTCGCCGCTCTTTCATGACACGTATGGGCACAGAGCTATTGGTGTTGTCTATCATCCGCATTACGAGAGGGGCAATTATGTGCCAAGTGTAATGGCGGAGCGCTACGACGCTTTTGTGTTCATCAATGAATCGCATGCGCTGACACCGCTTGAGCTTGCACTCGTGTAG
- a CDS encoding GNAT family N-acetyltransferase: MITFIPMSKLSIEQLVTLWNRGFEGYFTNMTLSMDRYIARVASEGLSLEHSLAAYDGNEPVGFVMNGFRIINGKKVAWNGGTGISPAYRGQGYGKQLMQQNVQLYRDQAVDIALLEAMSQNEPAIKLYTSTGYQITERLVGLEQTGSLKEQFQQFELSAEATRLYSISKALPIEVQQVPYYRQMAAWQTQWASIRDGECLLVADRTNSDAAIGYALFRRSYNVDGSLASIVLYQCEASPGRTDSEEILQAALKELYLPEQTTCRRIALNIRESNGTLITLLERLGFSRFLEQVHMELRF, translated from the coding sequence ATGATTACTTTTATCCCAATGAGCAAGCTGTCGATCGAACAACTGGTGACGCTGTGGAACCGCGGCTTCGAAGGATATTTCACTAACATGACGCTTAGTATGGATCGATATATCGCACGGGTTGCGAGCGAAGGGCTCTCCTTGGAACATTCGTTAGCCGCTTATGACGGTAACGAGCCGGTAGGGTTCGTAATGAATGGCTTCCGAATTATTAATGGGAAAAAAGTAGCTTGGAATGGAGGAACCGGGATTTCGCCGGCGTACCGGGGGCAAGGCTATGGCAAGCAGCTCATGCAGCAGAACGTGCAGCTGTATCGGGATCAAGCGGTAGATATCGCGCTTCTCGAAGCTATGAGCCAGAACGAGCCCGCAATCAAGCTTTACACAAGTACGGGTTATCAGATAACGGAGCGGCTCGTCGGCTTGGAGCAGACGGGATCATTGAAGGAGCAGTTTCAGCAGTTTGAGCTTTCTGCAGAAGCTACTCGCCTCTATTCCATATCGAAGGCGCTCCCGATCGAAGTACAGCAAGTGCCATATTATCGGCAAATGGCCGCTTGGCAGACGCAGTGGGCTAGTATTAGGGACGGCGAATGTTTGCTCGTAGCGGATCGTACGAATAGTGATGCGGCTATCGGATATGCACTGTTCAGACGGAGCTACAATGTGGACGGGAGCCTCGCGTCTATTGTTCTATATCAGTGCGAGGCATCCCCAGGTCGAACGGACAGCGAGGAGATCCTGCAAGCTGCGCTCAAGGAGCTCTATTTGCCAGAACAGACGACTTGCAGACGAATCGCGCTCAACATTAGGGAGAGCAACGGGACACTAATCACGCTGCTGGAAAGACTGGGATTCAGCCGGTTTTTGGAGCAGGTCCATATGGAGCTCCGATTCTAG
- a CDS encoding FAD-dependent oxidoreductase — translation MFDIAIIGAGPAGASAALFTAKAGKKTLLIDSDKSVTKKAWIENHYGVPGLKGPELVDIGKQQATKFGAELVADAVVNVTKQENGFKVETESSSYEATHVVFATGLGADLAEKIGLEIKPGTEPRIKSIIACDASGKTNIEGIWAAGTIAGVSMHTIITAGDGAKVAINIISELNGTRYVDHDLLTT, via the coding sequence ATGTTTGACATTGCCATCATCGGTGCTGGACCTGCAGGAGCCAGCGCAGCATTGTTCACTGCAAAGGCGGGCAAGAAGACTTTACTCATTGATAGTGATAAGAGTGTTACTAAAAAAGCTTGGATCGAGAACCATTACGGCGTTCCTGGCCTGAAAGGTCCTGAGCTCGTCGATATTGGCAAGCAGCAGGCGACCAAGTTCGGTGCGGAGCTTGTCGCAGATGCCGTCGTTAATGTTACGAAGCAGGAGAACGGTTTCAAAGTTGAAACGGAGAGCTCGTCGTACGAGGCGACTCACGTGGTCTTCGCTACAGGCCTCGGTGCAGATCTTGCAGAGAAAATCGGACTTGAGATCAAGCCTGGTACGGAGCCGCGCATTAAGTCGATTATCGCATGTGACGCGAGCGGCAAGACGAACATTGAAGGCATCTGGGCAGCGGGTACGATTGCCGGTGTCAGTATGCATACGATTATTACTGCCGGCGACGGCGCGAAAGTGGCCATCAACATTATTAGCGAGCTGAACGGTACTCGTTATGTGGATCATGATTTGCTCACAACTTAA
- a CDS encoding ABC transporter permease, producing MKSAAEAKLQPIERSSIAPSPARIWTELSILFRIQFAIIRDTWVWVVLMATMFPLTTLLFMRFFIENPTKEAMIQIIAGNMIFGLLVMGLNAMAQEISWQKHDGHFTFYASLPIAKLNFVIAILLRGLMSTVPSFVLLALFGQWMYDIQFHFSWALPLVAILALASVVGIGVCMGFWSPNHQLTNMLAQALMMLITFLSPVMVSIDQLPLPIQWISYLLPTTYAAEALRGSMLIGWTHDVMINCIVLLGFAVVSISATLKLANWRISK from the coding sequence ATGAAATCAGCTGCCGAAGCAAAGCTTCAACCTATAGAGAGATCCTCCATTGCTCCAAGTCCTGCGAGAATATGGACGGAGCTTAGCATTCTCTTCCGCATCCAGTTCGCAATTATTAGAGACACATGGGTATGGGTCGTGCTTATGGCAACGATGTTCCCGCTAACGACACTCTTATTCATGCGATTCTTCATAGAGAACCCTACCAAGGAAGCCATGATTCAGATCATTGCGGGCAACATGATTTTCGGCTTGCTCGTCATGGGCTTGAATGCGATGGCGCAAGAGATATCGTGGCAGAAGCATGATGGTCATTTCACATTCTATGCCTCGCTGCCGATTGCTAAGCTCAATTTCGTTATTGCCATCCTGCTTAGAGGGCTTATGAGCACGGTGCCTTCCTTCGTCCTTCTAGCTTTATTCGGTCAGTGGATGTATGATATTCAGTTCCACTTCTCCTGGGCACTTCCGCTCGTGGCCATTCTAGCGTTAGCAAGCGTCGTTGGTATCGGCGTGTGCATGGGCTTCTGGTCGCCGAATCACCAGCTCACGAACATGCTCGCTCAAGCGCTCATGATGCTGATTACGTTCTTATCGCCAGTCATGGTGTCGATCGATCAACTGCCACTCCCCATTCAATGGATCTCATATTTGCTCCCGACCACCTATGCGGCTGAAGCTCTCCGAGGCTCGATGCTGATCGGTTGGACGCATGACGTTATGATCAACTGCATCGTATTACTCGGCTTTGCGGTTGTATCCATCTCGGCAACTTTGAAGCTGGCAAATTGGCGGATTTCCAAATAA
- a CDS encoding ABC transporter ATP-binding protein translates to MSRLIYEIDHVSHVYKGKKRSIVKANDNISFDIPAGEILGILGPNGAGKSTLIKQMVGLLKPTEGQVLFDGMNIAGQTKRAASMVAYYAQEPHAIAALKVHEALEFTGRLRGMSRDDATRQTKELLEQFEMSKFRDKQLKQLSGGQKRMIGIGTVLIGHSPVLILDEPTNELDPRNRRLVWDMINMRNREGATIILVTHNVLEAEQVVHRVAVINHGKLLAIDSVAKLKQQVDPRLKFELFTSMGTRDEMEAMLARFGSVQVLSENRLLLLAEKREASELLDFITSRPELPILEYSIKPSSLEDVYFHIDNAAQNEVSGL, encoded by the coding sequence ATGAGCCGGTTAATCTACGAAATCGACCATGTCAGTCATGTGTACAAAGGCAAGAAACGCAGCATCGTAAAAGCCAATGACAATATCTCCTTCGACATTCCTGCAGGCGAGATACTCGGCATTCTCGGTCCGAACGGCGCTGGCAAGTCCACGCTGATTAAGCAAATGGTCGGCTTGCTGAAGCCCACTGAGGGGCAGGTGTTATTTGACGGGATGAATATTGCAGGGCAGACGAAGAGAGCCGCATCCATGGTCGCCTATTACGCCCAAGAGCCTCATGCAATAGCTGCACTAAAGGTGCATGAAGCACTGGAATTCACAGGCCGATTAAGAGGAATGTCAAGAGATGACGCAACGCGCCAAACGAAGGAGCTGCTCGAGCAATTCGAGATGAGCAAATTCCGTGATAAACAGCTCAAGCAGCTATCCGGCGGACAGAAGCGGATGATTGGTATTGGAACAGTCTTAATTGGGCATTCGCCTGTGCTCATTCTCGATGAGCCTACGAATGAGCTGGATCCGCGCAACCGACGACTGGTGTGGGACATGATTAACATGCGAAATCGTGAAGGCGCTACCATTATTCTTGTCACCCATAATGTACTAGAGGCCGAGCAGGTTGTGCACCGCGTTGCTGTTATCAATCACGGCAAGCTGCTTGCCATCGATTCGGTCGCGAAGCTGAAACAGCAGGTGGACCCGCGGCTCAAGTTCGAGCTGTTCACTTCGATGGGCACTCGCGACGAGATGGAAGCTATGCTAGCCCGCTTCGGCTCCGTCCAGGTACTCTCCGAGAACCGCCTTCTCTTGCTTGCAGAGAAACGCGAGGCCAGCGAGCTGCTGGATTTCATAACGAGCCGCCCGGAGCTGCCGATCCTCGAATATTCGATTAAGCCTTCCAGCTTGGAGGATGTCTATTTCCATATTGATAACGCTGCGCAAAATGAGGTGAGCGGTCTATGA
- a CDS encoding chorismate mutase: MTVDLQELRVQIDAIDKQMIALLAERFQLTEEVGKYKAEHQLPPQDTVREAQQFVKIAELSEQHGLNPQYASEIYRRIIDIVIANHRELLVKA, translated from the coding sequence ATGACAGTTGACTTGCAGGAACTAAGAGTTCAAATTGATGCCATTGATAAACAAATGATTGCCTTGCTTGCAGAGCGTTTTCAGCTGACAGAAGAGGTAGGCAAATATAAAGCGGAGCATCAGCTTCCTCCGCAAGATACGGTTCGTGAAGCACAGCAGTTTGTGAAGATAGCCGAGTTGTCTGAGCAGCACGGCTTGAATCCTCAATATGCGTCAGAGATATACAGACGTATCATTGATATTGTTATTGCAAACCATCGGGAGCTGCTGGTGAAGGCTTAG
- a CDS encoding GNAT family N-acetyltransferase yields the protein MVSIRRAAENDLTAVARLSEIWTSENITHGLGANNEELLRGYIGEYFWVAELDSEIVGYITGTVHESDGLAVIEKGEQYLEIDEVYVLPEYRSMKLGHLLVDTILQTSEENGITRSVVYSASKQWQQIVGFYEKHGFKMWFVQMYR from the coding sequence ATGGTTTCAATTCGAAGAGCAGCTGAGAACGACCTTACAGCTGTTGCAAGACTATCTGAAATATGGACGTCCGAAAATATTACGCATGGTTTAGGCGCAAATAACGAAGAGCTCTTAAGAGGATATATTGGTGAGTACTTCTGGGTAGCGGAATTGGACTCAGAAATTGTGGGTTATATCACAGGTACCGTTCATGAGAGTGATGGATTGGCTGTCATCGAGAAAGGCGAGCAATATCTTGAGATCGACGAAGTGTACGTGCTTCCGGAATATCGGAGTATGAAGTTGGGTCATTTATTAGTGGATACCATTCTCCAAACTTCAGAAGAGAACGGCATTACTCGTTCCGTTGTTTATTCAGCGAGCAAGCAGTGGCAACAAATTGTCGGATTTTACGAGAAGCATGGTTTTAAAATGTGGTTTGTTCAAATGTATCGGTAG
- a CDS encoding class I SAM-dependent methyltransferase, with product MDSIHVWQTELYDKKLNFVSEFGKGVVEVLSPVRGEKILDLGCGTGDLAYEISKAGANVIGMDLSTQMIGSAKEKYPEINFFVGDAENFKLDEQVDAVFSNAALHWMKKPEQVIKCVWDSLKPGGRFVAEFGGQGNVETVTNAASQVLERDYGIDASQLNPWYFPSIAQYSALLEQQGFRVTYAVHFDRPTRMQDGENGLNIWLTGLADDLFSGLSIEQKEDAIHKIEAEAREELFKDGDWYIDYKRIRVKAIKR from the coding sequence ATGGACTCTATTCATGTTTGGCAAACCGAGCTGTACGATAAGAAGCTGAATTTTGTTTCTGAATTTGGTAAAGGTGTTGTTGAAGTTTTAAGCCCTGTCCGTGGAGAGAAAATATTGGATTTGGGATGTGGTACAGGAGATTTGGCGTATGAGATCTCGAAGGCCGGCGCTAATGTGATTGGCATGGATTTATCCACACAGATGATTGGTTCTGCAAAAGAGAAATATCCTGAAATTAACTTTTTCGTTGGAGACGCCGAGAACTTCAAGCTTGATGAACAAGTTGATGCCGTATTCTCAAATGCAGCTTTACATTGGATGAAAAAACCTGAACAGGTCATTAAGTGCGTATGGGACTCGTTAAAACCAGGCGGAAGGTTTGTAGCTGAATTCGGTGGTCAAGGAAATGTGGAGACAGTCACAAACGCAGCTAGCCAAGTGCTTGAACGAGATTATGGAATCGACGCATCCCAATTGAATCCCTGGTACTTCCCAAGTATCGCGCAGTATAGCGCTCTGTTAGAGCAACAAGGATTTCGGGTTACGTATGCCGTTCATTTCGACAGACCGACAAGAATGCAAGATGGCGAGAACGGATTGAATATATGGCTAACAGGGTTAGCTGACGACTTATTTAGCGGACTATCTATTGAGCAGAAGGAAGACGCCATTCACAAGATCGAAGCTGAAGCTCGTGAAGAATTATTCAAAGATGGCGATTGGTATATAGACTACAAACGGATTAGGGTTAAAGCTATTAAACGATAA